One window from the genome of Paenibacillus azoreducens encodes:
- the pdhA gene encoding pyruvate dehydrogenase (acetyl-transferring) E1 component subunit alpha, which produces MSKVPYEVYTEEVEALSVLSPEGEIINKDKMPNLTDDQLKEIMYRMVFTRTWDDRAVNLGRQGRLGFYAPVSGQEATMVGSEFALEKDDFVCPGYRDMPQIVWHGLPLYQAFLYSRGHQHGGQIPEGVNVLMPQIIIGAQILHAMGIAMGYKLKKQKQVVITYTGDGGSSEGDFYEGLNYAGRFKLPVIFFVQNNGYAITTPFSKQTAALSIAHKAVAAGIRGVKVDGMDVLAVISAVQEAAELGRKGEGATLIEAVTYRFRPHSLSDDATKYRTKDEEGEWSEKDPISRFAKYLEKKGLWTEEDTARVKDEAKAKVNEEIKKAEQTAKMTVPGLIDSMFEVTPKHLEEQKADFQ; this is translated from the coding sequence ATGAGCAAGGTGCCTTATGAAGTGTATACCGAGGAAGTCGAAGCACTTTCCGTGCTCTCTCCTGAAGGTGAAATCATTAACAAAGATAAAATGCCTAACCTTACAGATGATCAATTAAAAGAAATTATGTACCGTATGGTATTTACCCGTACTTGGGATGACCGCGCCGTAAACCTTGGCCGTCAAGGACGTCTTGGTTTCTATGCTCCGGTATCCGGTCAAGAAGCAACGATGGTCGGAAGTGAATTCGCACTGGAAAAAGACGACTTCGTATGCCCGGGCTATCGTGATATGCCGCAAATCGTATGGCATGGACTGCCTCTTTACCAAGCATTCTTGTATTCCCGCGGCCATCAGCATGGCGGACAAATTCCTGAAGGTGTGAACGTGCTGATGCCGCAAATCATCATCGGCGCTCAAATTCTGCATGCAATGGGTATCGCAATGGGTTACAAGCTTAAAAAGCAAAAACAAGTTGTCATCACCTACACCGGTGACGGCGGTTCTTCTGAAGGCGATTTTTATGAAGGCCTGAACTACGCCGGACGTTTCAAATTGCCGGTTATTTTCTTTGTGCAAAATAACGGTTATGCCATCACCACTCCATTTTCAAAACAAACAGCAGCACTTTCGATCGCGCATAAAGCGGTGGCAGCTGGTATCCGCGGCGTGAAAGTCGACGGTATGGACGTGCTTGCTGTTATTAGTGCTGTTCAGGAAGCTGCAGAGCTTGGTCGCAAAGGCGAAGGCGCTACACTGATCGAAGCCGTAACCTATCGTTTCCGTCCGCATTCCCTGTCCGACGATGCGACTAAATACCGCACGAAAGACGAAGAAGGGGAATGGAGCGAAAAAGATCCGATTTCTCGTTTTGCCAAATATCTGGAGAAAAAAGGCTTGTGGACTGAAGAAGACACAGCCCGCGTAAAAGATGAGGCTAAAGCGAAAGTAAACGAAGAGATCAAAAAAGCGGAACAAACCGCAAAAATGACCGTTCCTGGCCTGATCGACAGCATGTTCGAAGTAACGCCGAAACATCTGGAAGAGCAAAAAGCCGATTTCCAATAA
- a CDS encoding alpha/beta hydrolase: MSDSKYLKRTIVKEQIESRFLNETRNLRVYLPPGYNEILSYPVVYCQDGEEFFNFGRIATIANHLILDGNAEPFIIVGVEVDTSVRTQEYAPFGNRFESYTRCFAEEIIPFIEAKYPIRKEASERILAGDSLGGSVSLHLAIRYPGLFQRIISLSGAYYPASQDIIEAQDDLSNLDIFMIVGLQETAYETDHGVHNFVELNRQTRELLLDRGAKVEYAEKDGKHLWGFWQKELPDALMYFLHE, encoded by the coding sequence ATGAGTGATTCAAAGTATCTCAAACGCACAATTGTTAAAGAACAAATCGAAAGCCGTTTTTTAAATGAAACAAGAAATCTTCGGGTGTATCTCCCGCCGGGTTATAATGAAATCTTGAGTTATCCGGTTGTGTACTGCCAAGACGGCGAGGAATTTTTTAATTTCGGGCGCATCGCAACCATTGCCAATCATTTGATTCTTGACGGCAATGCAGAGCCGTTTATTATAGTAGGCGTTGAGGTGGACACATCTGTCCGTACCCAGGAATACGCTCCGTTCGGAAACCGGTTCGAATCGTATACGCGTTGTTTCGCAGAAGAAATTATACCCTTTATTGAAGCTAAGTATCCAATCAGAAAAGAGGCCTCTGAGCGCATACTTGCCGGCGACTCTCTTGGCGGAAGCGTATCGCTCCACCTGGCCATTCGTTATCCGGGACTGTTTCAGCGCATTATCAGTCTCTCCGGCGCATATTATCCGGCTTCCCAAGACATCATTGAAGCTCAGGACGACTTATCCAATCTCGATATCTTTATGATTGTCGGATTGCAGGAGACGGCCTACGAAACAGATCACGGCGTCCATAATTTCGTTGAGCTGAACCGCCAGACCCGGGAACTCCTGCTGGACCGCGGCGCCAAAGTCGAATACGCTGAAAAAGACGGCAAACATCTTTGGGGCTTCTGGCAAAAAGAACTTCCGGATGCGCTTATGTATTTTTTACACGAATAA
- a CDS encoding alpha-ketoacid dehydrogenase subunit beta, translating into MAQMNMKEAIRDAIRVEMRNDPNVIVFGEDVGNVGGVFRATEGLQKEFGEERIFDTPLAESAIGGLAVGLGIQGFRPVAEIQFVGFIYEALDQMFVQAARMRYRSGGRYNSPIVFRTPFGGGVKAAELHTDSLEGLAVQTPGIKVVVPSNPYDAKGLLIAAIRDNDPVFFMEHLNLYHAFRAEVPEEAYTVELGKANVVREGSDVTIIAYGMMVHTATKAAEELEKTKGIKAEIIDLRTLNPLDIDTIVASIKKTNRAIVVQEAQKTSGVAAEVIAQINEKAILHLEAPVLRVAGPDTVYPFAQIEDTWLPTPARIIAAVNKVMEF; encoded by the coding sequence ATGGCACAAATGAATATGAAAGAAGCGATCCGCGACGCAATCCGCGTGGAGATGAGAAATGACCCTAACGTCATTGTGTTTGGCGAAGACGTAGGTAATGTTGGCGGCGTGTTCCGTGCAACGGAAGGCCTGCAAAAAGAGTTCGGCGAAGAACGTATTTTCGATACGCCGCTGGCTGAATCCGCAATCGGCGGTTTGGCAGTTGGTCTGGGTATCCAAGGTTTCCGCCCGGTGGCTGAAATTCAGTTCGTCGGCTTTATTTATGAAGCTTTGGACCAAATGTTCGTTCAGGCAGCGCGCATGCGTTACCGTTCCGGCGGACGTTACAACTCGCCGATCGTATTCCGCACGCCTTTTGGCGGCGGCGTGAAAGCGGCTGAGCTGCATACGGATTCCCTGGAAGGTTTGGCTGTGCAAACTCCGGGTATTAAAGTGGTAGTGCCTTCGAACCCATATGACGCCAAAGGTCTTTTGATTGCCGCGATCCGCGACAACGACCCTGTGTTCTTCATGGAGCATTTGAATCTCTACCATGCGTTCCGCGCCGAAGTTCCAGAAGAAGCTTATACGGTTGAACTTGGCAAAGCCAACGTTGTTCGCGAAGGTTCCGACGTAACCATTATCGCTTACGGCATGATGGTTCATACGGCAACTAAAGCAGCTGAAGAACTTGAAAAAACAAAAGGCATCAAAGCAGAAATCATTGACCTGCGGACGTTGAATCCATTGGATATCGATACGATCGTGGCTTCCATCAAGAAAACGAACCGTGCAATCGTGGTTCAGGAAGCACAGAAAACATCCGGCGTTGCTGCGGAAGTCATCGCTCAAATCAACGAGAAAGCCATTTTGCATTTGGAAGCTCCGGTTCTCCGCGTAGCGGGTCCAGACACGGTGTATCCTTTTGCGCAAATCGAAGATACATGGCTTCCTACACCGGCTCGGATAATTGCTGCAGTCAACAAAGTCATGGAATTCTAA
- a CDS encoding dihydrolipoamide acetyltransferase family protein has translation MAKFEYRFPELGEGLHEGEIIKMHIKPGDKVTDDDIIMEVQNDKAVVEVPCPVNGTVQEVLTKDGQVCRVGEIVAIIDAEGELPEQDTPAQEADAAQGGADTTSSPAESSPEAAKEGAPAPAAPNKEVLATPSVRKFAREQGVDIAQVTGTGANGKVTKEDVEAFKNGGQAAAPAAQSEAKAAPAAAAVSSATAVDPRAEEERVPFKGIRKAISNAMVKSAYTAPHVTIMDEVDVTELVAFRTRMKPIAEKKGTKVTYLPFIVKALVAACREFPALNAMIDEENNEIVYKKYYNIGIATDTDNGLIVPVIKDADRKSIWMIADSIRDLAARGREGKLGPNEMKGSTISITNIGSAGGMFFTPIINFPEVAILGTGRISEKPVVKNGEIVAAPVMALSLSFDHRLIDGATAQNFMNYIKSLLSNPELLVMEV, from the coding sequence GTGGCAAAATTTGAATATCGATTCCCTGAACTGGGCGAAGGTTTGCATGAAGGCGAAATTATTAAAATGCACATCAAACCGGGCGATAAAGTAACAGACGACGACATTATCATGGAAGTGCAAAACGATAAAGCGGTGGTGGAAGTTCCTTGTCCGGTTAACGGTACGGTACAGGAAGTTCTTACCAAGGACGGACAGGTATGCCGCGTAGGCGAAATCGTCGCTATTATCGATGCAGAAGGGGAACTTCCGGAACAGGATACTCCTGCTCAAGAAGCTGACGCTGCCCAAGGCGGAGCAGATACAACTTCTTCCCCGGCAGAAAGCAGCCCTGAAGCTGCCAAAGAAGGTGCCCCTGCACCTGCTGCTCCTAACAAAGAAGTACTGGCTACGCCAAGCGTACGCAAATTTGCGCGTGAGCAAGGCGTCGACATTGCGCAAGTAACCGGAACCGGCGCGAACGGTAAAGTTACCAAAGAAGACGTTGAAGCATTCAAAAACGGCGGCCAAGCCGCGGCACCTGCTGCACAAAGCGAAGCCAAAGCAGCTCCTGCGGCAGCTGCGGTATCTTCGGCAACTGCGGTGGATCCTCGTGCAGAAGAAGAACGCGTACCGTTCAAAGGCATCCGTAAAGCGATCTCCAACGCTATGGTTAAGTCTGCTTACACTGCACCGCATGTTACGATCATGGACGAAGTGGACGTTACCGAGCTGGTGGCATTCCGTACTCGCATGAAACCGATCGCCGAGAAAAAAGGCACCAAGGTTACTTACTTGCCATTCATCGTGAAAGCTCTGGTTGCGGCTTGCCGCGAATTCCCGGCTCTGAACGCGATGATCGACGAAGAAAACAACGAGATCGTCTACAAGAAATACTATAATATCGGTATCGCTACGGATACAGATAACGGCCTCATCGTTCCTGTTATCAAAGATGCCGACCGTAAGAGCATCTGGATGATCGCGGACAGCATCCGTGATTTGGCGGCGCGCGGCCGTGAAGGCAAATTGGGTCCTAACGAAATGAAGGGCAGCACAATTTCCATCACAAACATCGGTTCCGCCGGCGGTATGTTCTTTACTCCGATCATCAACTTCCCAGAAGTTGCAATCCTGGGTACCGGACGTATTTCCGAAAAACCGGTTGTTAAGAACGGGGAAATTGTTGCCGCTCCGGTAATGGCATTGTCCCTCAGCTTTGACCATCGCCTGATCGATGGCGCAACAGCACAAAACTTTATGAATTACATTAAATCACTGCTCAGCAATCCTGAGCTGCTGGTTATGGAGGTGTAA